From the Streptomyces sp. Tu 2975 genome, one window contains:
- a CDS encoding LacI family DNA-binding transcriptional regulator, producing MGGVTIPLPRGDGNGAPRLADLALQAQVSEATVSRVLNGKAGVAAATRHKVLAALDVLGYERPVRLRQRSAGLVGLIIPELTNPIFPAFAQVIEQVLAGHGYTPVLCTQMPGGSTEDELVEQLEERGVTGIVFLSGLHADTTADPTRYLKLAGRGIPFVLINGYNEAVEAPFVSPDDRSAARMAVRHLVELGHERIGLAIGPTRYVPSLRKAEGFTEALQTMLGLSADEAEGLIQRTLFSVEGGQAAAGLLLDQGCTGIVCGSDLMALGAIRAVRARGLEVPGDVSVVGFDDSPLIAFTDPPLTTVRQPVQAMATAAVDALVEEIDGNPVQRTEFVFQPELVVRGSTGAPRR from the coding sequence GTGGGCGGTGTGACGATCCCGCTGCCTCGGGGTGACGGGAACGGCGCCCCGAGGCTCGCCGATCTCGCTCTCCAGGCGCAGGTCAGCGAAGCCACGGTCAGCCGGGTGCTGAACGGCAAGGCCGGCGTCGCCGCCGCCACCCGGCACAAGGTGCTGGCCGCCCTCGACGTGCTCGGTTACGAGCGGCCCGTGCGCCTGCGGCAACGCAGCGCCGGGCTCGTCGGGCTGATCATCCCCGAGCTGACGAACCCGATCTTCCCGGCGTTCGCGCAGGTCATCGAACAGGTGCTGGCGGGCCACGGCTACACGCCCGTGCTGTGCACGCAGATGCCCGGCGGTTCGACGGAGGACGAGCTGGTCGAGCAGCTCGAGGAACGCGGCGTCACGGGCATCGTGTTCCTCTCCGGGCTGCATGCCGACACGACGGCCGACCCCACCCGCTATCTCAAACTGGCGGGCCGTGGCATCCCGTTCGTCCTGATCAACGGCTACAACGAGGCCGTGGAGGCGCCGTTCGTCTCGCCGGACGACCGGTCCGCGGCGCGGATGGCCGTGCGGCACCTCGTCGAACTCGGCCATGAGCGCATCGGTCTGGCCATCGGCCCCACCCGCTATGTGCCCTCGCTGCGCAAGGCCGAGGGCTTCACCGAGGCCCTCCAGACGATGCTGGGGTTGAGCGCGGACGAGGCGGAGGGGCTCATCCAGCGCACGCTGTTCTCCGTCGAGGGCGGCCAGGCGGCCGCCGGCCTGCTGCTCGACCAGGGGTGCACCGGCATCGTCTGCGGCAGCGACCTGATGGCGCTCGGCGCCATCAGGGCGGTGCGGGCGCGGGGGCTAGAGGTGCCCGGGGACGTCTCGGTCGTCGGATTCGACGACTCGCCCCTCATCGCCTTCACGGACCCGCCGCTCACGACGGTGCGTCAGCCGGTACAGGCCATGGCGACGGCGGCGGTGGACGCGCTGGTCGAGGAGATCGACGGAAACCCGGTGCAGCGCACGGAGTTCGTCTTCCAGCCGGAACTCGTGGTGCGCGGCTCGACGGGTGCGCCGCGGCGCTGA
- a CDS encoding glycoside hydrolase family 13 protein, producing the protein MTQHLAAPAAPTSGTHTGWWRDAVIYQVYPRSFADGNGDGMGDLEGVRSRLPYLKDLGVDAVWLSPFYASPQADAGYDVADYRAIDPMFGTLLDADALIRDAHELGLRVIVDLVPNHSSDQHEWFKRALREGPGSPLRARYHFRPGKGANGELPPNDWESIFGGPAWTRTEDGEWYLHLFAPEQPDFNWDNPAVADEFRSILRFWLDMGVDGFRVDVAHGLVKAEGLPDLGGSDQVKLLGNDVMPFFDQDGVHEIYRSWRTILDEYPDDRIAVAEAWTPTVERTANYVRPDELHQAFNFQYLGTPWDAAELRAVIDSSLAAMRPVDAPATWVLSNHDVTRHATRFANPAGLGTQLRTAGDRELGLRRARAATLLMLALPGSAYIYQGEELGLPDVTDLPDEVRQDPSFFRAAGQDGYRDGCRVPIPWTVAGSSYGFGSGGSWLPQPASWGGLSVEAQTGDPGSTLELYRSALAVRREHPGLGAGTAVEWLESPEGVLAFRRDGFVCTANTTGETVRVPLPGRTLLANETVMIVDDMAELPADTTVWWAV; encoded by the coding sequence ATGACCCAGCACCTTGCTGCCCCCGCCGCCCCCACGTCCGGCACGCACACGGGCTGGTGGCGCGACGCGGTGATCTACCAGGTCTATCCGCGCAGCTTCGCCGACGGGAACGGCGACGGCATGGGCGATCTCGAAGGCGTGCGCAGCAGACTGCCGTACCTGAAGGACCTCGGTGTCGACGCTGTGTGGCTCAGCCCCTTCTACGCGTCCCCGCAGGCCGACGCCGGCTACGACGTCGCCGACTACCGTGCCATCGACCCGATGTTCGGCACGCTCCTCGACGCCGACGCGCTGATCCGCGACGCCCACGAGCTGGGTCTGCGCGTCATCGTGGACCTCGTCCCCAACCACTCCTCCGACCAGCACGAGTGGTTCAAGCGCGCGCTGCGCGAGGGGCCCGGGTCCCCGCTGCGGGCCCGCTACCACTTCCGCCCCGGCAAGGGCGCGAACGGAGAACTCCCGCCCAACGACTGGGAGTCCATCTTCGGCGGCCCGGCCTGGACGCGCACCGAGGACGGCGAGTGGTACCTGCACCTCTTCGCCCCGGAGCAGCCGGACTTCAACTGGGACAACCCGGCCGTCGCCGACGAGTTCCGCTCGATTCTGCGCTTCTGGCTCGACATGGGCGTGGACGGCTTCCGCGTCGACGTCGCCCACGGCCTGGTCAAGGCCGAGGGCCTGCCGGACCTCGGCGGCAGCGACCAGGTCAAGCTGCTCGGAAACGATGTCATGCCGTTCTTCGACCAGGACGGTGTGCACGAGATCTACCGCAGCTGGCGCACCATCCTCGACGAGTACCCGGACGACCGGATCGCCGTCGCGGAGGCGTGGACACCGACCGTGGAGCGCACCGCGAACTACGTGCGCCCCGACGAGCTCCACCAGGCGTTCAACTTCCAGTACCTGGGCACCCCCTGGGACGCCGCCGAGCTGCGCGCCGTGATCGACAGCTCGCTCGCCGCGATGCGCCCGGTCGACGCCCCCGCCACCTGGGTGCTGTCGAACCACGACGTCACCCGGCACGCCACCCGCTTCGCCAACCCGGCGGGCCTCGGCACCCAGCTCCGCACGGCCGGGGACCGCGAGCTCGGTCTGCGCCGGGCCCGCGCCGCGACGCTGCTGATGCTGGCCCTGCCCGGCTCCGCCTACATCTACCAGGGCGAGGAGCTCGGCCTGCCCGACGTCACCGACCTCCCGGACGAGGTGCGCCAGGACCCGTCGTTCTTCCGCGCGGCCGGCCAGGACGGATACCGCGACGGCTGCCGGGTGCCGATCCCGTGGACCGTGGCAGGCTCCTCGTACGGCTTCGGCAGCGGCGGCAGCTGGCTGCCGCAGCCCGCCTCCTGGGGCGGTCTGAGCGTCGAGGCGCAGACCGGCGACCCCGGTTCCACGCTCGAGCTCTACCGCAGCGCGCTCGCGGTGCGCCGTGAGCACCCGGGCCTCGGCGCCGGGACGGCCGTGGAGTGGCTGGAGTCCCCCGAGGGTGTGCTCGCGTTCCGCCGTGACGGCTTCGTCTGCACCGCCAACACCACCGGCGAGACGGTCCGTGTCCCGCTGCCCGGCCGCACCCTGCTCGCCAACGAGACGGTGATGATCGTGGACGACATGGCGGAGCTGCCCGCCGACACGACCGTCTGGTGGGCGGTGTGA
- a CDS encoding carbohydrate ABC transporter permease, producing MVTTAVNTSRRDRRSPLASVGLHATLIVASVIAVFPVLWVFLTSLKPAKYAITTDFVKETTLANYTDLLENTEFLTWFGNSLLIAGLTTVLGVFVSATTGYAVSRFRFPGKRGLMWTLLITQMFPVAVLIVPIYNIMATMGLLNQPVGLVVTYLTIAVPFCAWMMKGFFDTIPMEIDESGQVDGLTPFGTFWRLILPLAKPGIAVTAFYSFITAWGEVAYASAFMVGDENLTLAGGLQKFVNQYGAQWGPMAAASVLIAIPAALVFLFAQRHLVTGMSAGAVKG from the coding sequence CTGGTGACCACCGCCGTGAACACATCCCGCCGCGACCGCCGTTCGCCGCTGGCCTCCGTCGGTCTGCACGCCACCCTGATCGTGGCCTCCGTGATCGCCGTCTTCCCGGTGCTGTGGGTCTTCCTGACCTCTCTCAAGCCGGCGAAGTACGCGATCACCACGGACTTCGTGAAGGAAACGACCCTCGCGAACTACACCGACCTGCTCGAGAACACCGAGTTCCTCACCTGGTTCGGCAACTCGCTGCTGATCGCGGGCCTCACCACCGTCCTCGGCGTCTTCGTCTCCGCGACCACCGGCTACGCGGTCAGCCGCTTCCGGTTCCCCGGCAAGCGCGGACTGATGTGGACCCTGCTCATCACCCAGATGTTCCCGGTCGCGGTCCTGATCGTGCCGATCTACAACATCATGGCCACGATGGGACTGCTCAACCAGCCCGTGGGCCTGGTCGTCACGTACCTGACCATCGCCGTCCCGTTCTGCGCGTGGATGATGAAGGGCTTCTTCGACACCATCCCGATGGAGATCGACGAATCGGGCCAGGTCGACGGGCTCACCCCGTTCGGCACGTTCTGGCGGCTGATCCTGCCGCTCGCCAAGCCCGGCATCGCGGTCACCGCGTTCTACTCGTTCATCACCGCCTGGGGCGAGGTGGCCTACGCCTCCGCCTTCATGGTCGGCGACGAGAACCTGACGCTCGCGGGCGGTCTGCAGAAGTTCGTCAACCAGTACGGCGCCCAGTGGGGCCCGATGGCGGCGGCCTCCGTGCTCATCGCCATCCCGGCCGCGCTCGTGTTCCTCTTCGCCCAGCGGCACCTGGTGACCGGTATGTCCGCCGGTGCCGTCAAGGGCTGA
- a CDS encoding sugar ABC transporter permease produces the protein MAVDTSSQSVAKAAGDVARGRSRGTGKPERKLKRSLSTHWYAWAMVAPVTVVIAVIIGYPLFRGIYLSLTDANERNVARSIGVNEIPATYEFVGLDNYTEALTGDQFLGTLGWTLVWTVACVSVTFVLGLGLANMLNRRIAGRSFYRMLLILPWAVPGFVSVFAWRFLYNQDNGLLNKILAGGGIDAVPWLNDPTWAKFSVIAVNVWLGVPFMMVALLGGLQSIPGELYEAAEMDGASAWQRFRNITLPGLRSVSTTVILLSTIWTFNMFPVIFLLTRGGPGEATQILVTQAYKFAFEISPRDFAQSSTWGVLILVLLMLFAAVYRRVLRKQGEVW, from the coding sequence ATGGCTGTGGACACCAGCAGCCAGTCGGTGGCGAAGGCCGCGGGCGATGTCGCCCGCGGCCGGAGCCGCGGTACTGGCAAGCCCGAGCGGAAGCTCAAGCGTTCCCTCTCCACACACTGGTACGCCTGGGCGATGGTCGCCCCGGTGACCGTCGTGATCGCCGTGATCATCGGCTACCCGCTGTTCCGCGGCATCTACCTGTCGCTGACGGACGCGAACGAGCGGAACGTCGCCCGGAGCATCGGCGTCAACGAGATCCCCGCGACGTACGAGTTCGTGGGTCTGGACAACTACACGGAGGCCCTGACCGGCGACCAGTTCCTCGGCACGCTCGGCTGGACGCTGGTGTGGACGGTGGCCTGCGTCTCGGTCACGTTCGTCCTCGGCCTCGGCCTCGCCAACATGCTCAACCGCAGGATCGCCGGCCGCTCCTTCTACCGGATGCTGCTGATCCTGCCCTGGGCGGTGCCCGGCTTCGTATCCGTCTTCGCCTGGCGCTTCCTCTACAACCAGGACAACGGACTCCTCAACAAGATCCTCGCGGGCGGCGGCATCGACGCCGTGCCGTGGCTCAACGACCCGACCTGGGCCAAGTTCTCGGTGATCGCCGTCAACGTCTGGCTCGGTGTGCCGTTCATGATGGTCGCCCTCCTCGGCGGCCTCCAGTCCATCCCGGGCGAGCTCTACGAGGCCGCCGAGATGGACGGCGCGAGCGCCTGGCAGCGGTTCCGCAACATCACGCTGCCCGGACTGCGTTCCGTGAGCACCACCGTGATCCTGCTGAGCACCATCTGGACGTTCAACATGTTCCCGGTGATCTTCCTGCTCACCCGGGGCGGGCCCGGCGAGGCGACACAGATCCTGGTCACCCAGGCGTACAAGTTCGCCTTCGAGATCAGCCCTCGCGACTTCGCCCAGTCGTCCACGTGGGGCGTGCTGATCCTCGTCCTGTTGATGCTCTTCGCCGCGGTCTACCGGCGAGTCCTCCGCAAGCAGGGAGAAGTCTGGTGA
- a CDS encoding extracellular solute-binding protein produces MRRGIAAIALVSALAVSATACGGDDSGDTGKTSSGELSGTVTWWDTSTVGSEDKVFKKIAEDFTKKHPKVTVKYVNVPFGEAQNKFKNAAQSGSGAPDVIRSEVAWTPEFADLGYLAPLDGTAALKDEDDFLKQAAASTKYNGKTYAAPQVIDSMGIFYNKKIFKEAGVEVPKTIDELKTVSAAIKDKTGKTGLYLRGDDAYWFLSFLYGEGGDLVDAKNKSITVDNEAGVKAMKVVKDLVTSGAAKTDATDGWNNMQTAFKEGKVAMMINGPWAVADTYAGPEFTDKANLGVAPVPAGSAGQGAPQGGHNLAVYAGSKNLDASYAFTEYMTSAETQAQVAKELNLLPTRTSVYSQPGVASNEIVNFFRPVVDKAVERPWIPETGSLFAPLVTEYTKVLTGQTTPEKGAKAAGDAYRKLLKDWK; encoded by the coding sequence ATGCGGCGTGGCATAGCGGCCATCGCTCTGGTCTCGGCACTGGCCGTGTCGGCGACGGCGTGCGGCGGGGACGACAGCGGCGACACCGGTAAGACGAGCTCGGGTGAGCTCAGCGGCACGGTCACCTGGTGGGACACCTCGACGGTCGGCAGCGAGGACAAGGTCTTCAAGAAGATCGCCGAGGACTTCACCAAGAAGCACCCGAAGGTCACCGTCAAGTACGTCAACGTGCCGTTCGGTGAGGCGCAGAACAAGTTCAAGAACGCCGCCCAGTCCGGCTCCGGCGCCCCCGACGTCATCCGCTCCGAGGTCGCCTGGACCCCCGAGTTCGCCGACCTCGGCTACCTCGCGCCGCTCGACGGCACCGCCGCGCTGAAGGACGAGGACGACTTCCTCAAGCAGGCCGCGGCCTCCACCAAGTACAACGGCAAGACCTACGCCGCGCCGCAGGTCATCGACTCCATGGGCATCTTCTACAACAAGAAGATCTTCAAGGAGGCCGGTGTCGAGGTCCCCAAGACCATCGACGAGCTGAAGACCGTCTCCGCCGCCATCAAGGACAAGACCGGCAAGACCGGCCTCTACCTGCGCGGCGACGACGCCTACTGGTTCCTCTCCTTCCTCTACGGCGAGGGCGGCGACCTGGTCGACGCCAAGAACAAGAGCATCACGGTCGACAACGAGGCCGGCGTCAAGGCGATGAAGGTCGTCAAGGACCTGGTCACCTCCGGTGCCGCCAAGACCGACGCCACCGACGGCTGGAACAACATGCAGACCGCCTTCAAGGAAGGCAAGGTCGCCATGATGATCAACGGCCCGTGGGCCGTCGCCGACACCTACGCGGGCCCGGAGTTCACCGACAAGGCCAACCTCGGCGTCGCCCCCGTGCCCGCCGGTTCGGCCGGCCAGGGTGCCCCGCAGGGCGGCCACAACCTCGCGGTCTACGCGGGCTCCAAGAACCTGGACGCCTCGTACGCCTTCACCGAGTACATGACCTCCGCCGAGACCCAGGCCCAGGTCGCCAAGGAGCTCAACCTGCTCCCGACCCGCACCTCGGTCTACTCGCAGCCCGGTGTCGCCAGCAACGAGATCGTCAACTTCTTCCGCCCGGTCGTCGACAAGGCCGTCGAGCGCCCCTGGATCCCCGAGACCGGCAGCCTCTTCGCCCCGCTCGTGACCGAGTACACCAAGGTCCTCACCGGCCAGACCACCCCGGAGAAGGGCGCGAAGGCGGCGGGCGACGCCTACCGCAAGCTCCTGAAGGACTGGAAGTAA
- a CDS encoding LacI family DNA-binding transcriptional regulator, which produces MTARLADIAAQAGVSEATVSRVLNGKPGVAAATRESVLAALDVLGYERPVRLRQRSAGLVGLITPELDNPIFPALAQVIGQALTRQGYTPVLATQTPGGSTEDELTEMLVDRGVSGIIFVSGLHADTTADMQRYDQLRAKGVPYVLVNGFSPKVQAPFVSPDDRAAMQLAVTHLASLGHTRIGLALGPRRFVPVLRKIEGFQLAMEERLGLSPDASQELIQHSLYTLEGGQAAAAALIAKGCTAIACASDMMALGAIRAARQQGLHVPRDISVVGFDDSPLIAFTDPPLTTIRQPVQAMGQASVRALLEEIGGTPAPHSEFVFMPELVVRGSTASAAKRTPDRDGADG; this is translated from the coding sequence ATGACCGCGCGGCTCGCCGACATCGCAGCCCAGGCGGGGGTCAGTGAAGCCACAGTCAGCCGCGTGCTCAACGGCAAGCCCGGCGTGGCCGCGGCCACCCGCGAATCCGTCCTTGCCGCCCTCGACGTGCTCGGCTACGAACGTCCGGTGCGGCTGCGGCAGCGCAGCGCGGGACTGGTCGGACTGATAACCCCCGAGCTGGACAACCCCATCTTTCCCGCCCTCGCCCAGGTCATCGGCCAGGCCCTGACCCGCCAGGGATACACCCCGGTGCTCGCGACCCAGACCCCCGGCGGGTCCACGGAGGACGAGCTCACCGAGATGCTCGTGGACCGCGGCGTCTCCGGCATCATCTTCGTCTCCGGACTGCACGCCGACACCACCGCCGACATGCAGCGCTACGACCAGCTGCGCGCCAAGGGTGTCCCGTACGTCCTGGTCAACGGATTCTCGCCGAAGGTGCAGGCCCCCTTCGTCTCCCCCGACGACCGGGCCGCGATGCAGCTCGCCGTGACCCACCTTGCCTCGCTCGGGCACACCCGGATCGGCCTCGCGCTCGGCCCCAGGCGGTTCGTGCCGGTGCTGCGCAAGATAGAGGGCTTCCAGCTCGCCATGGAGGAGCGGCTCGGGCTGTCCCCGGATGCGTCGCAGGAGCTGATCCAGCACTCCCTCTACACCCTCGAGGGCGGCCAGGCCGCCGCGGCGGCGCTGATCGCCAAGGGGTGCACCGCGATCGCCTGCGCCAGCGACATGATGGCGCTCGGCGCCATCAGGGCCGCCCGGCAGCAGGGACTGCACGTGCCGAGGGACATCTCGGTGGTCGGCTTCGACGACTCGCCGCTCATAGCGTTCACCGATCCGCCGCTGACCACGATCCGCCAGCCCGTGCAGGCGATGGGACAGGCGTCGGTGCGCGCGCTGCTGGAGGAGATAGGGGGCACACCCGCCCCGCACAGCGAGTTCGTGTTCATGCCGGAGCTGGTGGTCCGCGGTTCGACCGCCTCGGCGGCCAAGCGGACCCCGGACCGGGACGGAGCCGACGGGTGA
- a CDS encoding carbohydrate kinase family protein — translation MSGRPYDVLVVGGTGVDTIVRVDALEVPPGDSLFVPPVLDYVGHTGNGVALGWRALGLATKFIDFLGDDVQGRTVLAAYEEHGLDFSHVVSPHGTPRGINLVDPQGRRFSFYDGRHPAELRLPRAFYLPHLERARHVHLSIVGHNRDMYEDIHRLGITSSTDLHDWDGRNPHHRDYALASDYVFLSAAALHGRLGTVMRSIVDEGRARIVVATDGAEGCHLLVRGEDKVRHFPAVRPERPVVDSNGAGDAFVTAFLHTLFEGGDVERCVLAGSVSGAFACGSAGTHTEFIGLPELRAACARAAFPA, via the coding sequence GTGAGCGGTCGCCCTTACGACGTGCTGGTCGTCGGCGGCACCGGCGTGGACACGATCGTCCGCGTCGACGCGCTGGAAGTGCCGCCGGGCGACTCGCTGTTCGTCCCCCCGGTGCTCGACTACGTGGGCCACACCGGCAACGGGGTGGCGCTGGGATGGCGGGCACTCGGCCTCGCCACCAAGTTCATCGACTTCCTCGGCGACGACGTCCAGGGCAGGACGGTGCTCGCCGCGTACGAGGAGCACGGCCTCGACTTCAGCCATGTCGTCTCCCCGCACGGCACACCCCGCGGCATCAACCTGGTCGACCCGCAGGGCCGCCGCTTCTCCTTCTACGACGGCCGCCACCCCGCCGAGCTGCGGCTTCCGCGCGCCTTCTACCTGCCTCACCTGGAGCGCGCCCGGCACGTCCATCTGTCCATCGTCGGCCACAACCGCGACATGTACGAGGACATCCACCGGCTCGGGATCACCAGCTCCACCGACCTGCACGACTGGGACGGCCGCAATCCGCACCACCGCGACTACGCCCTCGCCTCCGACTACGTCTTCCTGAGCGCCGCCGCGCTGCACGGCCGGCTCGGGACGGTGATGAGAAGCATCGTCGACGAGGGCCGCGCGCGGATCGTCGTCGCGACCGACGGCGCGGAGGGCTGCCATCTGCTGGTGCGTGGTGAGGACAAGGTCCGCCACTTCCCCGCGGTCCGGCCCGAGCGGCCCGTCGTCGACAGCAACGGCGCCGGGGACGCGTTCGTCACCGCCTTCCTGCACACGCTGTTCGAGGGCGGCGACGTGGAGCGGTGCGTGCTCGCCGGTTCCGTGTCGGGCGCCTTCGCCTGCGGCTCGGCCGGCACGCACACCGAGTTCATCGGCCTGCCGGAACTACGCGCCGCGTGCGCGAGGGCGGCCTTCCCGGCCTGA
- a CDS encoding carbohydrate ABC transporter permease yields MTYALLVFAAVVSLFPLYWNLVAASHTGERVVQAPSPLLPGRELFNNLSIAWNQVDMGEALINTTIVAGAVATSTVLFATLAGFAFAKLRFKGRNVLLAVVVATMTVPPQLSVIPLYQLITEFGWVNQLQSVILPSLVAAFGVFFMRQYLLEALPVELIEAARMDGAHSLRIIWHVVFPIARPAMAVLGMLIFVQAWNDFFWPFIALTPDGAPTLQVALAGLGSGNHTVNHAIVLTGAFIATVPLLLVFALLGKHIVGGITSGAVKS; encoded by the coding sequence CTGACGTACGCGCTGCTGGTCTTCGCCGCGGTCGTCTCCCTCTTCCCGCTCTACTGGAACCTGGTCGCCGCCTCCCACACCGGTGAGCGCGTCGTGCAGGCCCCGAGCCCGCTGCTGCCGGGCCGGGAGCTGTTCAACAACCTCTCCATCGCCTGGAACCAGGTGGACATGGGAGAGGCGCTGATCAACACGACGATCGTCGCCGGCGCGGTCGCGACGAGCACGGTGCTGTTCGCGACGCTCGCCGGGTTCGCCTTCGCCAAGCTGCGGTTCAAGGGGCGCAACGTGCTGCTGGCGGTCGTGGTGGCGACGATGACGGTGCCGCCGCAGCTCAGCGTCATCCCGCTCTACCAGCTGATCACCGAGTTCGGCTGGGTCAACCAGCTGCAGTCGGTGATCCTGCCCAGCCTGGTCGCCGCCTTCGGTGTGTTCTTCATGCGGCAGTACCTGCTCGAGGCGCTGCCGGTGGAGCTCATCGAGGCCGCCAGGATGGACGGCGCGCACAGCCTGCGCATCATCTGGCACGTCGTCTTCCCCATCGCCCGGCCGGCGATGGCGGTCCTCGGCATGCTGATCTTCGTGCAGGCGTGGAACGACTTCTTCTGGCCGTTCATCGCCCTCACGCCGGACGGTGCGCCCACACTCCAGGTGGCTCTCGCCGGGCTCGGCTCCGGCAACCACACCGTCAACCACGCGATCGTGCTGACCGGCGCGTTCATCGCCACCGTGCCGCTGCTGCTGGTCTTCGCCCTTCTCGGCAAGCACATCGTCGGCGGCATCACCTCGGGGGCGGTCAAGAGCTGA
- a CDS encoding sugar ABC transporter permease — protein sequence MATSLQPDKGAAVIDAPSGAPRAPKHRDPSGWRSRLYRIDLKATPYVYVAPFFLVFAAFGLFPLLYTGWLSLQKVELGGEAEWRGLGNYTRLAESDFFWNALANTFTIGVISTVPQLLMALGLAHLLNYRIRGRGFYRVAILAPYATSIAAAALVFAQLFNTDYGMINQLLGYVGIDPVNWETEKWPAQIAISTIVTWRWTGYNALIYLAAMQAVPNDLYEAAALDGASRFRQFISITIPSIKPTILFTIVVSTIGATQLFGEPLIFGGSLGIGGGSGNQYQTLSLLMYEKGWVTGALGQASAIAWVMLLLLLAIGLVQRLLSRSNAQKKNGAARS from the coding sequence ATGGCCACCTCCCTCCAGCCCGACAAGGGCGCCGCTGTGATCGACGCCCCCTCCGGCGCGCCCAGGGCCCCCAAGCACCGGGACCCGTCCGGCTGGCGCAGCCGCCTGTACCGCATCGACCTCAAGGCGACCCCGTACGTCTACGTCGCGCCGTTCTTCCTCGTCTTCGCCGCCTTCGGTCTCTTCCCGCTCCTCTACACCGGCTGGCTGTCGCTCCAGAAGGTCGAACTGGGCGGCGAGGCCGAATGGCGGGGCCTGGGCAACTACACCAGGCTCGCGGAGAGCGACTTCTTCTGGAACGCCCTGGCGAACACCTTCACCATCGGTGTGATCTCCACCGTGCCGCAGCTGCTCATGGCACTCGGTCTGGCGCATCTGCTCAACTACCGCATCCGCGGCCGGGGTTTCTACCGCGTGGCGATCCTCGCCCCGTACGCCACCTCGATCGCGGCAGCCGCGCTCGTCTTCGCCCAGCTGTTCAACACCGACTACGGGATGATCAACCAGCTGCTCGGTTACGTGGGCATCGACCCGGTCAACTGGGAGACCGAGAAGTGGCCCGCCCAGATCGCCATCTCCACGATCGTCACCTGGCGCTGGACCGGCTACAACGCCCTCATCTACCTGGCCGCGATGCAGGCCGTTCCGAACGACCTCTACGAGGCGGCCGCACTCGACGGGGCGTCGCGCTTCCGGCAGTTCATCAGCATCACGATCCCCTCGATCAAGCCGACGATCCTGTTCACCATCGTCGTCTCCACCATCGGCGCCACCCAACTGTTCGGTGAGCCGCTGATCTTCGGCGGCAGCCTCGGCATCGGCGGCGGCAGCGGCAACCAGTACCAGACGCTGAGTCTGCTGATGTACGAGAAGGGTTGGGTCACCGGCGCGCTCGGCCAGGCCTCCGCCATCGCCTGGGTGATGCTGCTCCTGCTGCTGGCCATCGGACTCGTGCAGCGCCTGCTCAGCAGGTCGAACGCGCAGAAGAAGAACGGAGCGGCACGCTCATGA